From the genome of Candidatus Electrothrix communis, one region includes:
- a CDS encoding efflux RND transporter permease subunit, which yields MIISDLAVKKSVSVLVLAALILVIGTYSYLTLPREAEPDISIPHIFVSTAYRGVAPGDIENAITIEIENKLKSLDGVKNVKSISSEGESLIDVEFTTGVDIDDALRKVKDKVDEAKGELPTDLEDDPYVFEVNISEMPILIFSLAGTCGERCLKEIADDLEDEIEGVPGVLDVEITGAREREIRIEFFPEKLTYYGLSIPAVQAAVQGENSNTSGGALHMGDGKFQVRVPGEFATPEELYGLVIGTHGGQPVYARDVAQVLDTFKEETSRSRLNGLPAVNIVVKKRSGENIIAIADAVEDILQKNQPSWPSGTTITKVMDKAQETKANVADLENNILSGLVLVVVVIFFAMGIRNALLVSMAIPFSMLLSFIALQLLGITLNMVVLFSLTLALGMLVDNAIVIIENIYRFMEQGVGRAEAAMKATSEVAMPVIGSTLTTLAVFSPMLFWPGIMGEFMGYLPLTLIVTLSSSLFVALVINPALASLFMKSAKQVRSVSSAEIEAAGEQPVTIQGPLLRTYAWLLKFSLAHPFALIAAAVSLLVFMIQGWLLVVGIEKPMEFFPDIEPKGIYINTDMPEGADLEYIDRILRQIEEAVAGNPKGEKSSTSTEASSGPSDLPNVRIIYSKAVTAAGGGSAFEANTPNHVGVRFIDLEDRSRPTYDTVEEIRKRLKTIAGAKITVAMEAEGPPTGAAINIEISGDNFAVLGSIAREIRSALEKTPHVEDIQDNFVEGTPSVRIKIDRQKAALFGLNTSAIGSAIKTSYNGLAISSFREGNEDYDITVQLPKKDRQVDNLLRELMIPTPTGVIVPLSTLATVDYTGSLGNINRINNQRTITVKANVDETKIPGPVVREQAEKLLAEMPLPPGYTVSFTGENQEQEESQNFLSGAFLVALFFIFLILVTQFNSVSQPFIIMSSVMLSMGGAFFGLMLYRQPFGIIMTGIGVISLAGVVVNNAIVLIDYTNKLRENGFALMDAVVSAGATRLRPVLLTAVTTVLGLIPMVTGVSYDFRNLCISWVSESSQWWKSMAVVVIFGLLVATFLTLVVVPVLYFLIERSKEMFVAGIKWFKRKRMELYLVLSGEKGGKVEG from the coding sequence ATGATCATATCCGACCTTGCCGTTAAAAAAAGCGTTTCTGTTCTGGTTCTGGCCGCCCTTATCCTGGTCATAGGGACCTACAGCTATCTCACCCTGCCCCGTGAGGCTGAGCCGGATATCAGCATCCCCCATATCTTTGTCTCCACCGCCTATCGAGGCGTGGCACCGGGCGATATCGAGAACGCCATCACCATTGAGATCGAAAACAAACTCAAGAGCCTGGACGGCGTCAAGAACGTCAAGTCCATCAGCTCTGAAGGCGAGTCGCTGATCGATGTGGAATTTACCACCGGAGTGGATATTGACGATGCCCTGCGTAAGGTGAAGGACAAGGTGGACGAGGCCAAGGGTGAATTACCCACGGATCTGGAAGATGATCCCTATGTCTTTGAGGTCAATATCTCCGAGATGCCGATCCTGATTTTCTCCCTGGCCGGAACCTGTGGAGAGCGCTGCCTGAAGGAGATTGCTGATGACCTGGAAGATGAGATTGAAGGCGTGCCCGGTGTGCTGGACGTTGAGATCACCGGAGCACGGGAACGGGAAATCCGCATTGAGTTCTTTCCGGAGAAGCTCACCTATTACGGCCTGAGCATCCCTGCTGTGCAGGCGGCTGTTCAGGGTGAGAACAGTAATACCTCGGGCGGGGCACTCCACATGGGCGACGGCAAATTCCAAGTCCGGGTACCCGGAGAGTTTGCCACCCCAGAAGAGCTGTACGGTCTTGTCATCGGAACCCACGGCGGCCAGCCCGTCTATGCCCGTGATGTAGCACAGGTACTGGATACCTTTAAGGAGGAAACCAGTCGCTCCCGGCTCAACGGCCTGCCTGCGGTCAATATCGTGGTCAAAAAACGTTCCGGTGAAAATATCATCGCCATTGCCGATGCCGTCGAAGACATCCTGCAAAAAAATCAACCAAGCTGGCCCAGCGGCACGACCATTACCAAGGTGATGGACAAGGCCCAGGAAACAAAAGCCAATGTGGCGGATCTGGAGAATAATATTCTCTCCGGCCTGGTCCTAGTGGTGGTGGTGATCTTTTTTGCCATGGGTATCCGCAATGCCCTGCTAGTCAGCATGGCCATCCCCTTTTCCATGCTCCTCTCCTTCATAGCGCTTCAGCTATTAGGAATCACCCTGAATATGGTGGTTTTATTCAGCCTGACCCTGGCCCTAGGGATGCTGGTGGACAATGCCATTGTCATCATTGAAAACATCTACCGCTTCATGGAACAAGGCGTAGGGCGGGCAGAGGCGGCCATGAAGGCGACTTCGGAAGTGGCCATGCCGGTGATCGGCTCCACCCTGACCACCCTGGCCGTGTTTTCACCCATGCTCTTCTGGCCCGGCATCATGGGCGAGTTTATGGGATACCTCCCCCTGACTCTGATCGTCACCCTGTCTTCCAGCCTATTTGTGGCCTTGGTGATCAATCCGGCCCTAGCCTCCCTGTTCATGAAGAGCGCAAAACAGGTGCGGTCGGTCTCCTCAGCCGAGATTGAAGCGGCCGGAGAACAACCGGTGACCATCCAAGGGCCGTTGCTGCGCACCTATGCCTGGTTGCTCAAATTCAGCCTGGCCCACCCCTTTGCTCTGATTGCGGCTGCGGTATCCCTGTTGGTTTTCATGATCCAAGGCTGGCTCTTGGTGGTGGGCATTGAAAAGCCGATGGAGTTCTTCCCAGATATCGAACCCAAGGGGATCTATATCAACACAGACATGCCTGAAGGGGCTGATCTGGAGTATATCGACCGAATCCTCCGCCAGATTGAGGAGGCCGTGGCCGGGAACCCCAAGGGCGAAAAATCTTCCACCTCTACAGAAGCATCCTCCGGCCCCAGTGACCTGCCAAACGTCAGAATCATCTACAGCAAGGCTGTCACCGCCGCCGGTGGCGGGTCCGCATTTGAAGCGAACACTCCCAATCATGTGGGTGTCCGTTTTATTGATCTAGAAGATCGCTCCCGTCCCACCTACGATACGGTTGAGGAGATCCGAAAACGCCTCAAAACTATTGCCGGGGCTAAAATCACGGTGGCTATGGAGGCGGAAGGCCCACCCACTGGCGCAGCCATCAATATCGAGATCAGCGGCGATAATTTTGCCGTGCTTGGCTCCATTGCCAGGGAGATCAGATCCGCTCTGGAAAAAACCCCTCATGTCGAGGATATTCAGGACAACTTCGTGGAAGGCACCCCTTCGGTACGAATCAAAATTGATCGACAGAAAGCCGCTTTATTCGGCCTGAACACCAGTGCCATAGGCTCTGCCATCAAAACTTCCTATAACGGCTTGGCAATCTCCTCCTTTCGGGAAGGTAATGAGGATTACGATATCACGGTTCAGCTGCCGAAAAAGGATCGCCAGGTCGATAATCTGCTGCGCGAATTGATGATCCCCACACCAACCGGCGTCATTGTCCCGTTGTCCACCCTGGCAACGGTGGATTATACCGGCTCCCTGGGCAATATCAACCGGATCAATAATCAGCGGACAATCACGGTCAAGGCCAATGTGGACGAGACCAAGATTCCAGGTCCGGTGGTTCGGGAACAGGCCGAGAAGCTGCTAGCTGAAATGCCCCTGCCACCGGGCTATACAGTGAGCTTTACCGGCGAAAATCAGGAGCAGGAGGAGTCCCAAAATTTCCTCAGCGGGGCCTTTCTGGTTGCCCTGTTTTTTATCTTCCTTATCCTGGTCACCCAGTTTAACTCGGTGAGTCAGCCCTTTATCATCATGAGTTCGGTAATGCTGTCCATGGGTGGGGCCTTTTTCGGCCTGATGCTGTACCGCCAGCCCTTTGGTATTATCATGACCGGCATCGGGGTGATCTCTCTGGCCGGGGTGGTGGTTAATAACGCCATTGTGCTGATCGACTACACCAATAAACTGCGTGAAAATGGTTTTGCCTTAATGGATGCCGTGGTCTCTGCTGGTGCTACCCGCCTGCGCCCGGTCCTGCTCACTGCTGTGACCACGGTTCTGGGCCTGATCCCCATGGTCACCGGAGTATCCTACGACTTCCGCAACCTGTGCATCTCCTGGGTTAGCGAATCCAGCCAATGGTGGAAATCTATGGCCGTGGTGGTGATCTTCGGCCTGCTGGTGGCCACCTTCCTCACCCTAGTGGTGGTGCCGGTGCTGTATTTTCTGATCGAGCGAAGTAAAGAGATGTTTGTGGCGGGAATAAAGTGGTTTAAGCGAAAGAGGATGGAGTTGTATTTGGTACTTTCAGGGGAGAAGGGTGGAAAGGTTGAGGGGTAA
- a CDS encoding TMEM43 family protein has product MSDDSYTEVTDQSWFSRIGGAIKGIIFGFILFIIAFPLLFWNEGRAVKTYKTLKEGGGAVISVQADQVDANNEGKLVHLSGKATTEDVLTDPVFGVSDNALRLRRNVEMYQWQESSESETKKKLGGGTETVTTYSYSKEWSDSVIHSSGFKKSGEHQNPDSMPYVSEDQTADRVTLGAFTLSSSQVNRINQFAPLAVGSDAQSPENLDSRMTRQANGFYLGADPSSPQVGDVRIQFESVAPTEVSIVAQQNSSGLGPYHAQAGGNIELLQVGMHTAEAMFQKAQSDNTILTWALRAAGFFLMMIGLSMIFKVFSVLADVLPFLGSVVEAGTGFIAFLLAGVLSLITIAVAWIVFRPLLGIILLAIAVGLVVLIGSKIKAGKASKAQAVPPGAVPPPPPSAA; this is encoded by the coding sequence ATGTCCGACGACAGCTACACGGAAGTCACTGATCAGTCGTGGTTCAGCCGCATCGGCGGGGCCATCAAGGGGATCATCTTCGGTTTTATTTTGTTCATTATCGCCTTCCCGCTCCTGTTCTGGAACGAGGGCAGGGCGGTGAAGACCTACAAGACCTTGAAGGAGGGCGGCGGGGCCGTGATAAGCGTCCAGGCTGATCAGGTTGATGCCAATAACGAGGGCAAGCTGGTCCACCTGTCCGGCAAGGCGACCACCGAGGATGTTCTGACCGACCCGGTGTTCGGGGTCTCGGATAATGCCCTGCGACTGCGGCGCAATGTGGAGATGTATCAGTGGCAGGAAAGCTCGGAGAGTGAGACCAAGAAAAAACTCGGCGGCGGCACCGAAACAGTGACGACCTACTCGTACAGCAAGGAGTGGAGCGATAGTGTCATCCATTCTTCCGGCTTTAAGAAATCGGGAGAGCATCAGAACCCCGACTCCATGCCCTATGTCTCAGAGGATCAGACCGCTGATCGGGTCACGCTGGGTGCCTTTACCCTGTCCTCGTCCCAGGTCAACCGAATCAATCAGTTTGCGCCCCTTGCTGTAGGCAGCGATGCTCAGTCACCGGAGAACCTGGACAGCAGGATGACACGGCAGGCGAACGGTTTTTATCTCGGTGCTGATCCCAGCTCGCCCCAGGTCGGCGATGTGCGGATTCAGTTCGAGTCGGTGGCCCCCACCGAGGTAAGCATCGTTGCTCAACAGAACAGTAGCGGGTTAGGACCGTATCATGCTCAGGCCGGAGGAAATATTGAACTCCTTCAGGTCGGTATGCATACGGCTGAGGCCATGTTTCAGAAGGCGCAGAGCGATAACACCATCCTGACCTGGGCATTGCGGGCTGCTGGTTTTTTCCTGATGATGATCGGTCTGAGCATGATCTTTAAGGTTTTTTCGGTCCTGGCCGATGTCCTGCCTTTTCTGGGCAGTGTCGTCGAAGCGGGCACCGGCTTTATCGCCTTTCTGCTCGCAGGGGTGCTGTCGCTGATCACCATTGCGGTGGCCTGGATTGTCTTCCGGCCCTTGTTGGGTATTATCCTGCTGGCCATTGCTGTCGGGTTGGTCGTGCTGATCGGCAGTAAGATCAAGGCAGGGAAGGCGAGCAAGGCTCAGGCTGTACCTCCCGGAGCTGTGCCTCCGCCTCCCCCATCTGCGGCATAG
- a CDS encoding NADAR family protein, with product MKPKPEDARTVKELIISFNAGHRPEYIFFWRHTPPEDGSANQSCLSQWYAASFEVEKIRFPTAEHYMMYRKAELFGDSDAAAKVMQSDNPGAAKAVGRSVRNFQRETWNKHCVETVTLGNINKFAQNRVILNYLLATDNKVLAEASPYDGVWGIGLGSDAKGIENPLTWKGKNLLGFALMEARARLREQLSSDFEKVVSKVKKRPVPDMDKLK from the coding sequence ATGAAACCGAAACCGGAAGATGCACGAACAGTCAAAGAACTCATAATCTCCTTTAATGCAGGACACCGGCCCGAGTACATTTTCTTCTGGAGACATACTCCTCCTGAAGACGGCTCAGCAAATCAATCCTGCCTGAGTCAATGGTATGCTGCTTCCTTTGAGGTTGAGAAGATCAGGTTTCCTACCGCCGAACATTACATGATGTATCGCAAGGCTGAACTCTTCGGTGACAGCGATGCTGCGGCAAAGGTAATGCAGTCGGATAATCCCGGTGCGGCAAAAGCCGTCGGCAGAAGTGTCAGAAATTTCCAGAGGGAAACATGGAATAAGCACTGCGTAGAAACAGTTACCCTGGGGAACATCAATAAATTTGCACAGAACAGGGTGATATTGAATTACCTCCTTGCCACCGACAACAAGGTTCTGGCAGAGGCCAGTCCTTATGATGGAGTATGGGGAATCGGTTTGGGCAGTGATGCAAAGGGAATTGAAAATCCGTTGACATGGAAGGGGAAGAACCTGCTGGGCTTTGCTTTGATGGAGGCAAGGGCAAGGTTGAGAGAGCAATTATCGTCAGACTTTGAGAAGGTTGTGTCCAAAGTGAAAAAACGTCCGGTTCCTGACATGGATAAACTCAAATAA
- a CDS encoding ATP-binding cassette domain-containing protein, producing MLTINNLSLQYGSKHIFRDVSGQIHADDRIGLAGVNGTGKSTLMKIITGALESDPGVISRASWFTVAYLPQEISIELGQRSLFEEAEHAFDEVLQYQQEIEKIGHQLAELNQDSPELESLLDRQGELQHLLEGHDIFLIRPQIERILFGLGFSKGDLDRPVAEFSGGWIMRLLLAKLLLQKPALLLLDEPTNHLDLDSLTWMEEFLQQYQGAMMIISHDRSFLDRVTNKTWELSLGRLTAYKGNYSKYLVDKAQRMELERAAYDNQQAMIKQAEQFIIRFRAKSTKAKQVQSRVKQLEKLERLELSESERTIHFSFPPAMPSGRDILHMDQVNKSFDDKKVFRDVCLSLQRGDKLGVVGVNGAGKTTLLKIMAGLEAAEGDINLGHNVTLTYFGQHQAQELYGESSILDTVYHAAQDMTVTKVRSLLGAFLFTGDEVDKQVQVLSGGEKSRVALAKMLVKPANLMLLDEPTNHLDITSQEVLQEAMAQYEGSIIVVSHNRSFVNSFVNKVLEIRDGRAILHEGNIDDYLAARKQLEEDKAGGQKKEKSQKKSQKSAPVKTKQDSSGSGDRKEDRRKRAQLRQQLSSQLKPWKNKATAAEKEIEKLEKRKEELEVLMADPDLYADQPRWNKTSKEYNEVAKQLERQFAVWEEAQGKIEEAEGAE from the coding sequence ATGCTCACTATAAACAACCTCAGCCTGCAATACGGCTCTAAACATATTTTCCGTGATGTTTCCGGTCAAATCCATGCGGATGACCGCATCGGCTTAGCCGGAGTCAACGGCACAGGCAAGTCCACCCTGATGAAAATCATCACCGGGGCACTGGAGAGCGACCCCGGTGTGATCAGCCGGGCCTCCTGGTTCACAGTGGCCTACCTGCCCCAGGAGATCTCCATTGAACTGGGCCAACGTTCTCTCTTCGAGGAGGCAGAACATGCCTTTGACGAGGTTTTACAATATCAACAGGAGATCGAAAAAATAGGTCATCAGCTGGCTGAGTTGAACCAAGACAGCCCGGAGCTGGAGTCCCTTCTGGATCGACAGGGAGAACTCCAGCATCTGCTGGAAGGGCACGACATCTTCCTCATCCGTCCCCAGATAGAACGTATCCTCTTTGGCCTGGGTTTTTCCAAGGGCGATCTGGATCGACCCGTGGCCGAGTTCTCAGGCGGCTGGATCATGCGGTTGCTGCTGGCCAAGCTGCTTTTGCAGAAACCGGCTCTGCTCCTCCTTGACGAGCCCACCAACCATCTGGATCTGGATTCCCTGACCTGGATGGAGGAATTTCTTCAGCAGTATCAGGGAGCCATGATGATCATCTCCCATGACCGGTCTTTCCTGGATCGGGTGACCAATAAAACCTGGGAGCTGAGCTTGGGGCGGCTGACCGCCTATAAGGGGAATTACTCCAAGTATCTGGTGGACAAGGCCCAGCGCATGGAGCTGGAACGGGCTGCCTACGATAATCAGCAGGCCATGATCAAGCAGGCGGAACAGTTCATCATCCGCTTCCGGGCCAAATCCACCAAGGCCAAGCAGGTGCAAAGCCGGGTCAAGCAGTTGGAAAAACTGGAACGGCTGGAGCTGTCCGAGAGCGAGCGCACCATCCACTTTTCTTTTCCGCCAGCCATGCCCTCCGGGCGCGACATCCTGCATATGGATCAGGTCAACAAATCTTTTGACGACAAGAAGGTCTTCCGAGATGTCTGCCTGAGCCTTCAGCGGGGCGATAAGCTGGGGGTGGTCGGGGTCAACGGGGCAGGTAAAACCACTTTGCTCAAAATCATGGCCGGGCTGGAAGCTGCCGAAGGCGACATCAACCTGGGACATAATGTAACTCTCACCTATTTCGGCCAGCATCAGGCCCAGGAACTTTACGGAGAATCAAGTATCTTGGATACGGTCTACCATGCGGCCCAAGACATGACCGTGACCAAGGTGCGCTCGCTGCTCGGGGCCTTTCTCTTTACCGGCGACGAGGTGGACAAGCAGGTGCAGGTGCTGTCCGGCGGGGAAAAAAGCCGGGTGGCTTTAGCCAAGATGCTGGTCAAGCCTGCCAATCTCATGCTCCTGGATGAGCCCACCAACCATCTGGACATCACTTCTCAGGAGGTTTTGCAGGAGGCAATGGCGCAGTACGAGGGCAGCATCATCGTGGTTTCCCATAATCGGTCCTTTGTGAACTCCTTTGTCAACAAGGTGCTGGAAATCCGGGATGGCCGGGCGATCCTCCATGAAGGCAATATTGATGATTACCTTGCGGCCCGTAAACAGCTGGAAGAGGACAAGGCGGGCGGGCAGAAAAAAGAAAAATCGCAAAAAAAGTCGCAAAAAAGTGCTCCTGTGAAGACGAAACAGGACTCCTCCGGTTCGGGTGACCGCAAGGAAGATCGACGGAAACGGGCGCAACTGCGACAGCAGCTCAGTTCGCAGCTCAAGCCCTGGAAGAACAAGGCAACAGCGGCGGAGAAAGAGATTGAAAAGCTGGAGAAGCGCAAGGAGGAGCTGGAGGTCTTAATGGCTGACCCTGATCTGTATGCGGATCAGCCCCGCTGGAATAAAACCAGTAAGGAGTACAACGAGGTGGCGAAACAGCTGGAGCGGCAGTTTGCGGTTTGGGAGGAAGCGCAGGGGAAGATTGAGGAGGCTGAGGGAGCAGAATGA